From one Dermacentor andersoni chromosome 1, qqDerAnde1_hic_scaffold, whole genome shotgun sequence genomic stretch:
- the LOC126547279 gene encoding sentrin-specific protease 8-like yields MASHGRIVLSYHDTLLRESDMELLDEPHWVNDNIIWFWMQYLENELYASRCDTVAFVGPDVVQLVKLGAALNVDQVLKSLELKQKELILLPVNDCQEFDLPGGCHWSLLVYNQTRKIFEHYDSTKGHNHSHAKSIARALAPLLSLREVRVVESDCLQQHNSFDCGLYVMYNLQQVCAEHIVLPEADGSRRTLLTSWMQQNRKTLKELIVKLSEPCA; encoded by the coding sequence ATGGCTTCTCATGGTAGGATAGTACTGAGTTACCATGACACGCTTCTCCGCGAGTCAGACATGGAGCTACTGGACGAACCGCACTGGGTGAACGACAACATCATCTGGTTCTGGATGCAGTACCTTGAAAACGAACTCTACGCATCGCGCTGTGATACCGTCGCCTTCGTAGGACCCGACGTTGTACAACTTGTCAAGCTGGGTGCAGCGCTCAACGTTGATCAGGTGCTCAAGTCGCTGGAACTGAAACAAAAAGAGTTGATATTGTTGCCAGTCAACGACTGTCAAGAGTTCGACCTGCCTGGCGGTTGTCACTGGAGCCTTCTCGTTTATAATCAAACCAGAAAGATATTTGAGCACTATGACTCGACCAAAGGACACAACCACTCCCACGCTAAGTCAATTGCTCGAGCTTTAGCCCCTCTTCTATCGCTACGGGAAGTTCGAGTCGTCGAGTCCGACTGCCTGCAGCAACATAATTCTTTCGACTGCGGTCTTTACGTTATGTACAACCTACAACAAGTTTGCGCCGAGCATATTGTGCTTCCGGAAGCTGACGGTAGTCGTAGAACTTTGCTCACAAGTTGGATGCAACAAAATAGAAAGACACTGAAAGAACTCATCGTGAAGCTGAGTGAACCTTGCGCGTAA